The segment GCCGACCGGGTCCACGGCGTCTCGATGCCGTCGCAGTGGTCGTCCGATCACTCTCGCTCGGACGCCGACGACGTGGCCGAGAGGATCGGCGTGCGCTATTCGACGGAGCCGATCGCCGACCTGGTGGCGCCGTTCGAGCGACAGCTGGAACTCACCGGCCTCGCCGCGGAGAACGTCCAGGCCCGGGCGCGCGCCCTCGTCCTGATGGGGCTGTCCAACCTCCACGGCCACCTCGTCCTCACGACGGGCAACAAGACCGAGTTGAGCGTCGGTTACTCGACGATCTACGGAGATTCCGCCGGCGGCTTTGCCCCGATCAAGGACGTCCCGAAGACGATGGTCTGGGAGCTCGCCCGCTGGCGCAACGCCTTCGCCGAGTCGCGCTCGGAGACCCCGCCGATCCCGGAGAACTCGATCACCAAGCCGCCCTCGGCCGAACTCCGACCGGGCCAGGTCGACGAGGACACCCTGCCGCCGTACGAGGTCCTCGACGGCATCCTCGACGCGTACATCACCCGCGCGCTCGGCGTCGACGACGTCGTCGCGCTCGGGTACGACGCCGACGTGGTGGGAGAGGTGACGCGGCTGGTGGACCGCTCCGAGTGGAAGCGCCGTCAGGGCGCGATCGGGCCGAAGATCTCCGGGATGGCGTTCGGGCGCGACAGGCGTCTGCCGATCACGTACCGACCGACCGAGCTCTGAGGCCCGGGGCTCCTGCCCGAGGTGGCGTCCTGTCGGGCCGCCTCGTCGAGCCGACCGTCAGCGGTCGTCCTCGGCCTCCTCGGCCGCCCACTTCTCGCTGTTCGCCTTGATCTGCGCGAGGGCGTGCTCCGCTTCCGCGCGGGTGGCGTAGGGGCCTGCCCGGTCGACGGCGGGAGAGACCATGCCCTCCTCCACCTGGTGGGTCTTCGTGTTGAACCAGAATTCGTCAGCCATGCCTCGCAGCCTACGACGCCCAGCGGGAGTCCGGACGCCTTCCCGCGTCCGTCTAAGCTGGTCGCATGCCCCGGGATCACGACGGTCACCTGACCCCCGGCCGGATCTCAGCGCAGCGTCCGGTCCCTGTCGCCATTCCGCGACCCGAGTACGTGGGCAAGGCGGCTCCTGCCCCCTACACCGGCGGTGACGTCTACGACGCGGCCGACATCGAGCTGATCCGCGAGAGCTCGCGCATCGCCTCCGACGCCATCACGGCGGTCGGTGCGGCCATCGTCCCGGGCGTCACGACCGACGAGCTCGATCGGATCGCCCACGAGTACGTCATCTCGCACGACGCCTACCCGTCGACCCTCGGCTACCGCGGATTCCCGAAGTCCGTGTGCACCTCCGTCAACGAGGTCGTCTGCCACGGCATCCCCGACGACACCGTCCTCGAAGACGGCGACATCGTCAACATCGACATCACGGCGTTCAAGAACGGCGTCCACGGCGACACCAACCGCACGTTCGTCGTCGGCGAGGGCTCGCAGGAGGCGCGGGATCTCGTCGAGCGGACGCGGACGGCCCTCGACCGCGGCATCAAGGCCGTCGCTCCGGGTCGCCAGGTGAACGTGATCGGCCGCGCCATCGAGATGTACGCGAAGCGCTTCGGGTACGGCGTGGTCCGCGACTACACCGGACACGGCGTCGGGCGCGCCTTCCACTCGGGCCTCATCATCCCCCACTACGACGCGCCCCAGAACGACGACGTCATGAAGGTCGGGATGGTCTTCACCATCGAGCCGATGCTCACCCTCGGCGGGGTCGACGCCGACATCTGGGCCGACGAGTGGACCGTCACCACGCGCGACAAGTCGCTCACCGCGCAGTTCGAGCACACCCTCGTCGTCACGGAGCGTGGCGCCGAGGTCCTGACCAGCTACCAGCACTAGAGAGGTTCACCGTGGCAACCAAGGCAGTGGGTATCGACATCGGAGGCACCGGGATCAAGGGCGCCATCGTCGACGTCGATTCCGGGGAACTCCTCACCGACCGGATCAAGAAGCCCACTCCCGAGGGCGGCGAGCCCGACGCCATCGTCGCCGTCGTGAAATCGATCATCGAGGAGCTCGGCGACGAGTCGGACGACCTCCACGTCGGGGTCTGCTTCCCCGCCGCGATCATGGACGGCAAGACCCTCTCCGCCGCGAACGTGTCGAAGAAGTGGATCGACTTCGAGGCCGAAGCCCTGTTCGAGAAGACGCTCGGTCGTCCGATCCACTTCGTGAACGACGCCGATGCGGCGGGCTACGCGGAGGCGAAATACGGCGCGGCCAAGGGCATCCCGGGGCTCGTCATCATGACGACGCTCGGCACGGGCATCGGCACGGCGCTCATCCACGACGGCGTGCTCATCGTCAACGCGGAGCTCGGCCACCTCGAGATCGAGGGCAAGGATTACGAGACGAAGGCCTCCTTCGCCGCGAAGGAGCGCGACGACCTGTCGTGGAAGCACTGGGCCCGTCGGCTCCAGAAGTACTACTCGCGGCTCGAGGCCCTGCTCTACCCGCGGCTCATCGTCGTCGGCGGCGGCGTCTCGAAGCAGTACCAGGAGTTCCTGCCCCTGCTCGATCTCCGTGCGGAGGTCGTCCCCGCGAAGCTCCGCAACAACGCCGGCATCATGGGTGCGGCGGCGCTGGCGGCGGAGAGCAAGCCCTCCTTCTAGCGCGCGTCGCACCGTGTCGCGTCCGTGCGCGGTGTCACGTCTCGTGCGTGATGTCGCGTCGAGACGCGACACGGTGAACGAGACGTGACACGACCGTGGGCGCAGCGCGCAAAGCGCGGCGCGCAGCGACGCGGCGCGAGAGGGCGAATGGGCCGGCTGCTACGCCGGGTTCTGTCCGGGCGACGTGCACGCACGCCGCCGTGGACGGCCATCTCTCTCGGCGCTGCGTTGCCGCAGCGCTCTAGCGGTCTACCCGGGAACTCGGCGAGCCGCCTCGAACGTTCCCTGTCTGACCTTGCTCCGGGCGAGGTTTACATAGCCGGCCGGTCACCCGAACCGCTGGTGGTCTCTTACACCGCCGTTTCACCCTTACCCCGGCCCGTCTCGCGACGGAACCGTGGCGGTCTGCTCTCTGTTGCACTTTCTCGCGGGTTGCCCCGGGTGGGTGTTACCCACCGCCCTGCTCTGTGGAGCCCGGACGTTCCTCGGCACAGGCGCCCGGAGGCTCCTGCGACGCGACCGTCTTGCCGACCCATTCGCGAGAACGAGTCTAGGGGTGTCAGATCCCGGACTCGTCCGTGCGCACGAGGATGGCGTCGCTGTCGGGGCAGAGGATCACGTCGTCGGGGGCGGCCGACCGGACGGCCGCCAGGTCGCTCCCGGTCAGCGCCACACCGCTGGCGCTCGACACGCCGGCCCGCAGGTGCGAGGCGCCGACACCGTAGCGTTCGCGCTGACGTTCGTAGAGGGCCAGGAGGTCGGCGGGAACCCGACCGGCGATCGTCGCGCGGTTCGCGACCGCCTCGACCCGCTCGGCCTCGATCCCGGCCAGCGCCGTCTCCTTGGCCGCGACGGTGGTCGCCGCGGTCGCGGCGAGAGCGTCGAGTTCGCCGCGCGTCGCGTCGACGACGGCTCCCGTCTGCTCGACGCGATCCATCACCTCGAGCTCCTGGTCTTCGAGGTCGCTCTGGCGGGTGGCCAGGGCGGCCAGCTCGCCCTCGAGGGCCTGGATGTCCTTCTGCGACGACGAGGTCTCGAGTCGGGACCGGTCGCGCGCCACGCGTGCCTCCACGATCGCGACGTCGGATTCGAGGCGCGCGAGGTCGCGGCGGGCGTCCTCCCAGACCCCCTCCTCGCTCGTCAGGCGCACCCGGAGGGCGGATGTCTGCGTGTCGACATCGGCCAGGACCTTGTTCTCGGGAAGCTGCCGGGCCCGGTGGGCGAGCTGCTGCAGCATCATGTCGAGCCGCTGCAGGTCGAGGAGGAGGGCTTGGTCTTCGGGACGGGCTTTCAGAGGCATGTGTTCTCACTCGGTCGTGGTCGGGGGCGCAGGAGCATCGGGGTCGGTCAGCGCACGACGGCGAAGTCCCACGGGTCGGTCCGGAGGTCGCTCAGCGTGACCTCCACGTCGGGGATCGCCTGCCGGAGCTGCGCGGCCGCGGTGTCGAGCCAGAGCCACTCGGCGGCCCAGTGCGAGATGTCGACGAGGGCCGGCCCGCGCCCGAGTCGCATCAGTTCGCGCGCGTCGGAGGCGGGGTGGTGGCGGAGATCGCTCGTGATGTAGACGTCGGCGCCGAGGACCTCGGGGTGGTCGAGGAGGGAGTCGCCCGCTCCCCCGCACAGAGCGACCGTGGAGACGACGCTCTCGTGGTCGCCGGCCACGCGGACGCCTCCGGCGGTCGGCGGCAGGATGTCGGTCAGCAGCCGGGCGAGGGCCATGAGTGTGAGGGGGCTCTCGGCGGTGCCCACGATGCCGAGCCCGGTCTGACCGGTCGGGTCGGCCGCGCTCGCCTGGATCGGTCGCTGGTCGGTGAGGCCCAGCTGGTGGGCGAGGACGCGCGAGGTGCCCGTGGCGACGACGTCGGCGTTCGTGTGGGCGGCGATGAGCGCGGCGCCGCCGCGGACGAGACGGGCGATGACCGCGCCCTTCGTCGTGCTCTCGGCGACCGTCTTCGCCCCGTGGAAGAGCAGGGGGTGGTGCACGAGGAGGAGGTCGGCGCCCATTCCGAGCGCCTCGTCGACGGTGTCGAGCACGGCGTCGACGGCGAGGTGGATGTGTGTGACCTCGGCGGTGGGATCGCCGACGGCGAGACCCGGGGAATCCCACGACTCGGCACCCGCGAGCGGCCAGAGCTTCTCGATGGCGGCGTTGACCGCTCCCAGTGTGGACACGGGCTAATTGTAGTCGGCGGCCGGCAGGGCCCGCCGACGGGACGTCACTCGGCGGTGCCGGTCGAGGCGCTTCGCGACGGCAGGCCGCGGTCGACCACGACGACGGCGACGAACGCCACGACGGCCGCGGCGATCACTCCGAGGGCGACCGAGAGTTCGGTCGAGAGGCCGTGGACCGTGACGATCCGCAGGAGGTAGCCCTGCCACGTGAACGCGGCGGCATCGCTCGTCACGAGGCCCTGGCCGACGACCGTGCCGAGGACGAGGCCGGCGACCAGCGCCCACGTCGTCCGGTCGGTGACGGGGGCGGAGGCGCGGCTGCCCCGGGGGCGGAGGGCGAGACGGGCACCGACGATGCCGAGCCAGGCCGCTGCGAGGACGCCGAATGCGGCGAGGGTGGCGGCCGCGGTGACGGCGGCGCCCGTGGCGGTGAGGACGAGGGCGGCGACGACCACGAGGAGGGCCACGGCGGTGAGGGCGACGAGGAGGAGGCGGGACGGTTCGACCCGGGGCTCCTGCGGTCGGGAGGAGCGCGAGACGGGTGCGGTCGGCGCGGCCTCGTCGATGCTCTCGAGCAGGGCGTCGTCGGCGGCCTTGACGCCGCTCGGGACGTCGGGCGCGGGAACCGTTCCGGCGGGGATGATCGGCGCCGGGATCGCCGGAGCGCCCGGGTCGATCCGCTCGGGTACCAGCGTGGACCCGGTCGGGGCCTGGTCGCGCGTGACGAGGGGGGTCGCGGACTGGATCGGGATGACGCCGGTGAAGTGGAGTCGGGTGCGCTCGAGCTCTTCGAAGGCCTCGTCGGTGCCGATCCGACGGATCTCCTCCTCCCAGGCGGCGAATCTCGCCGCCTCGACGGCCCGGAGCTGCATCTGGGCCTGGAGGATGCCGATGAGGTCGACCGTGGCGGTGTCCTCGGTGTGGCGACCCACCAGGGGGACGAGGTCGTCGTCGTCGAGGGAGCCCCGCTCGGGCGGTGTCGGGAGGCCTGCGCTCGGCGAGACGGGAGCGGCGGCGCGGACGACGGCCTCGGCGAGTGGCTCAGCCTCGGCCTCAGCCTCGACGACGGTGGCGACCGTGGGGCTGGTGGGGACGATCGTGTCCTCGACGTCGGGCTCGGGCACGGCGGGCACGCCGTCGACCGGTGTGAAGGTCGCCCGGCGGATGGGGTGCTCCTGGTCGTCCATCACGAAGCTCGCCCTCCCCGTCACCCGCGATTCCAGCTGATCGGTCATGCCGGAATGATAGGCACTCACATGTTGCGTTCGCCGGAGGCGCGCCGTCGGCCTGCGTGTCGTGGCGGCCCTCCGCGGGGGTACGGGGCGGGCGCCGGGCTCGCCGACCGACATATCACTCGCTCGTGAGTCGTCCCTCGCGGTCGAGGCGGTCCTGGAGCGCACCCGGCCGCACCCACAGTCCGTTGTCGTAGCGGGAGTCGACCGCGAGCCGTTTCCATCCCTCCGCCTCCCCCGCGGGCCAGAACTGCCGACCGATCGACAGGACGGTCGTCGGCAGCGTCTTGCGGCTGTCGATGACCGGGACGACCTCCGGCGCGAGGAGGAACTGGTAGGCGTTCTGGCTGATCGCACCCGACGCGATCCCCCGCACGGGGTCCGGTGCCGTGTCGTAGGAGACGGACTCCCCCGGCAGCGCCCGCGCGACGTCGGCCAGCGTGAAGGCGGTCCGGTACTGCTCGTAGGAGGGCAGGACGGTGCGGAACTCGCCCGTAACGGATCCTGCCGCGAAGGCCGCGACGGCGACGACCAGCATCCAGACCGCGTTCCGGCGCGCCAGCCGGAGGACCAGGAGCGCCGCGAAGACGACGCCACCGACGACGCCGGCGGCGAGGAGCGGGAGACTGGCGTCGCCGGGCGGCCCGGACCAGTCGAACGCGGCGAGACCGAACACGGTCATCGGGTTCCAGCCGTGGACCGTGCCCCTGGCCGTCGGGACGAGAGCTGCCGCGACGAGTCCGTAGGCGAGGGCGGTGACCGCGAAGACCGCTCCGACGACCGCTGCGACGCGCCTCGGGACGTGACGGGCGAGCAGGACGAGGCCGAGGAAGGCGACGACGTCGGTGATCGGCTCGAGGTACCGGCCGTAGACGTAGACGTCGAGGCGCTCGGCCGTCGCCACGGCGCCGCTCACGTAGGTGACGCTGACGACGACGAGGCCGGCGGCTCCGAGCGCGAACCAGGTGGCCCAGCCGGACCTCCGTGTCCTCCACTCGCGGGCGACGGCCCGGGCGATCAGCAGGATGCCCGGGAGGACGAGACCCGCCGTCGACACGACCGCGAACCAGAACTGCCCGCTCCCGGCCAGAGCGACGGCACCGGGGGCGCTGCCGAACAGCTTGCCGATACCGTCGCTCTCGCGTCCGGCCGAGCGGTAGAGGGTCAGATCGAGGTGCCGGTAGAGGAGGTAGCCGCTTCCGGCCACCAGCGCGGTGCTCGCGAGGAGCGCGATCCCGGCGCGAGGCCGGCGGCGCAGCAGGAGCAGGAGCCCCCACACCCCTGCCGCGACGACGAGGGCGACGACCCGCCCGTGCACTACGAAGGCGAGGCCCGTCGTCGCCCCGAAGGCGGCGAACACCCGGGAGGAGCCGGTCTGCGCCGCGACGACCGCGAGCAGGACGCTTCCCGCGACGACGAGCCCGAGGAAGCTCTCCGCGAGGGCGAATCCCGCCATGAGGGCGTGGCCGGGCAGGAGCGTCGCGGCGGACGCGGCCACGACCGCCGGAGCCGCTCCCAGACCGAGTCGTCGCCCGAGGAGCGTCAGCACGGGGATCATCGCGATCGCGGAGAGCATGGCCAGGATCACCGCGACGCGGTACACCGCAAGGGGGTCCGACGTGATCCACCAGAGCGGCGCCAGCAGGAGCGACCAGCCCGGATAGTAGGAGTCGGCCGAGATCCCGAGGTCGTGACCGCCCGAGATCGAGAGCGAGTTCGCCAGGTAGCCGATCTCGTCGCCGAAGAAGACGGGGAACGTGCGATCCGCAGCGATCAGGACGAGCACCGCCGTCGCCACGAGAGCCGACACGACGGCGATCCACGCGTCGGGGCGGAGGGCGCGTCCGAGGCGCGGCGGAGGACGGTGTCGGC is part of the Frondihabitans sp. 762G35 genome and harbors:
- a CDS encoding zinc ribbon domain-containing protein translates to MPLKARPEDQALLLDLQRLDMMLQQLAHRARQLPENKVLADVDTQTSALRVRLTSEEGVWEDARRDLARLESDVAIVEARVARDRSRLETSSSQKDIQALEGELAALATRQSDLEDQELEVMDRVEQTGAVVDATRGELDALAATAATTVAAKETALAGIEAERVEAVANRATIAGRVPADLLALYERQRERYGVGASHLRAGVSSASGVALTGSDLAAVRSAAPDDVILCPDSDAILVRTDESGI
- a CDS encoding Nif3-like dinuclear metal center hexameric protein, whose product is MSTLGAVNAAIEKLWPLAGAESWDSPGLAVGDPTAEVTHIHLAVDAVLDTVDEALGMGADLLLVHHPLLFHGAKTVAESTTKGAVIARLVRGGAALIAAHTNADVVATGTSRVLAHQLGLTDQRPIQASAADPTGQTGLGIVGTAESPLTLMALARLLTDILPPTAGGVRVAGDHESVVSTVALCGGAGDSLLDHPEVLGADVYITSDLRHHPASDARELMRLGRGPALVDISHWAAEWLWLDTAAAQLRQAIPDVEVTLSDLRTDPWDFAVVR
- the map gene encoding type I methionyl aminopeptidase, encoding MPRDHDGHLTPGRISAQRPVPVAIPRPEYVGKAAPAPYTGGDVYDAADIELIRESSRIASDAITAVGAAIVPGVTTDELDRIAHEYVISHDAYPSTLGYRGFPKSVCTSVNEVVCHGIPDDTVLEDGDIVNIDITAFKNGVHGDTNRTFVVGEGSQEARDLVERTRTALDRGIKAVAPGRQVNVIGRAIEMYAKRFGYGVVRDYTGHGVGRAFHSGLIIPHYDAPQNDDVMKVGMVFTIEPMLTLGGVDADIWADEWTVTTRDKSLTAQFEHTLVVTERGAEVLTSYQH
- the ppgK gene encoding polyphosphate--glucose phosphotransferase; translated protein: MATKAVGIDIGGTGIKGAIVDVDSGELLTDRIKKPTPEGGEPDAIVAVVKSIIEELGDESDDLHVGVCFPAAIMDGKTLSAANVSKKWIDFEAEALFEKTLGRPIHFVNDADAAGYAEAKYGAAKGIPGLVIMTTLGTGIGTALIHDGVLIVNAELGHLEIEGKDYETKASFAAKERDDLSWKHWARRLQKYYSRLEALLYPRLIVVGGGVSKQYQEFLPLLDLRAEVVPAKLRNNAGIMGAAALAAESKPSF
- a CDS encoding SPOR domain-containing protein translates to MADEFWFNTKTHQVEEGMVSPAVDRAGPYATRAEAEHALAQIKANSEKWAAEEAEDDR